The following are encoded in a window of Salmo trutta chromosome 27, fSalTru1.1, whole genome shotgun sequence genomic DNA:
- the LOC115164901 gene encoding uncharacterized protein LOC115164901 isoform X2: MMSLPWRENNCGEPVQLKDSGNTENDVMLTQKEGQYLEKEREKWRKDKETGKKKAIAELSDRVQGAERKKWRDSKRILRARVKTSALLQSAELKEATLGDPAASNQLPTSHDEADTTWRPGTIELNHVGEWCVVNYDHEGYPGIIIDVGEHNIKVKCMHRNGINKFFWPSPKEDICWYSDGQIICQMPEPWAVNKHSVQMEKSTWKYVEEHLG; encoded by the exons ATGATGTCACTTCCTTGGCGGGAAAACAACTGTGGTGAACCTG TGCAGCTGAAAGACAGCGGCAATACAGAGAACGACGTAATGCTGACCCAGAAAGAAGGACAGTatctagagaaagagagggagaaatggaggaAAGATAAAGAGACGGGGAAGAAGAAGGCAATAGCTGAACTCAGTGACAGAGTGCAGGGTGCAGAAAGGAAGAAATGGAGAGATTCAAAAAGGATACTCAGAGCCAGGGTCAAGACTAGTGCGTTGCTGCAGTCTGCAGAG CTcaaagaggcaactctgggtgaCCCTGCAGCATCTAACCAGCTCCCTACATCTCATGACGAGGCTGACACCACATGGCGACCTGGCACCATTGAACTTAATCACGTAGGGGAGTGGTGTGTTGTCAATTATGACCATGAAGGATACCCTGGCATCATCATAGATGTAGGGGAACATAACATTAAGGTGAAGTGCATGCACCGGAATGGCATCAACAAATTCTTCTGGCCAAGTCCAAAGGAAGATATTTGTTGGTACTCTGATGGACAGATAATTTGTCAGATGCCAGAGCCATGGGCTGTTAATAAACACTCTGTACAGATGGAAAAATCCACCTGGAAGTATGTGGAAGAGCATTTGGGGtga
- the LOC115164901 gene encoding uncharacterized protein LOC115164901 isoform X1 — protein sequence MMLLGKPDLEMMSLPWRENNCGEPVQLKDSGNTENDVMLTQKEGQYLEKEREKWRKDKETGKKKAIAELSDRVQGAERKKWRDSKRILRARVKTSALLQSAELKEATLGDPAASNQLPTSHDEADTTWRPGTIELNHVGEWCVVNYDHEGYPGIIIDVGEHNIKVKCMHRNGINKFFWPSPKEDICWYSDGQIICQMPEPWAVNKHSVQMEKSTWKYVEEHLG from the exons ATGATGCTTTTGGGGAAGCCAGACCTG GAAATGATGTCACTTCCTTGGCGGGAAAACAACTGTGGTGAACCTG TGCAGCTGAAAGACAGCGGCAATACAGAGAACGACGTAATGCTGACCCAGAAAGAAGGACAGTatctagagaaagagagggagaaatggaggaAAGATAAAGAGACGGGGAAGAAGAAGGCAATAGCTGAACTCAGTGACAGAGTGCAGGGTGCAGAAAGGAAGAAATGGAGAGATTCAAAAAGGATACTCAGAGCCAGGGTCAAGACTAGTGCGTTGCTGCAGTCTGCAGAG CTcaaagaggcaactctgggtgaCCCTGCAGCATCTAACCAGCTCCCTACATCTCATGACGAGGCTGACACCACATGGCGACCTGGCACCATTGAACTTAATCACGTAGGGGAGTGGTGTGTTGTCAATTATGACCATGAAGGATACCCTGGCATCATCATAGATGTAGGGGAACATAACATTAAGGTGAAGTGCATGCACCGGAATGGCATCAACAAATTCTTCTGGCCAAGTCCAAAGGAAGATATTTGTTGGTACTCTGATGGACAGATAATTTGTCAGATGCCAGAGCCATGGGCTGTTAATAAACACTCTGTACAGATGGAAAAATCCACCTGGAAGTATGTGGAAGAGCATTTGGGGtga